The following DNA comes from Actinomycetota bacterium.
CCAGGACCGGTATGGCGGACCCGAGGTGCTGGAGTTCCGGGACATCGACCAGCCAGTCCCCAACGACAACGAGGTCCTGGTCAAGGTCCAGGCGGCTGGCGTCCATCGGGGCGACTGGCACATCATGACCGGCCTGCCCTACATGATCCGCCTGGTCGTCCCGACCCTCGGGCCACGCAAACCCAAGGTCCCCGTGCTGGGCATGGACATCGCCGGGACCGTCGAGGCGGTCGGCAAGGATGTCACCCGGTTCCAGCCTGGTGAGGCGGTGTTCGGCTGGACCGACGGCTCCTTCGCCCAGTACGCGGTAGCTCCAGAGGACCACTTGGCGGCCAAGCCAGGCGTCCTCTCCTTCGAGGAGGCGGCGGTCGTGCCCATCTCGGGGTTCGCCGCCCTCCAAGCGGTGCGCGACGTGGGCGAGGTCCAGGCGGGCCAGCAGGTCCTGGTCCTGGGGGCGGCCGGGGCGGTGGGGTGGTTCGCGGTCCAGGTCGCCAAGGCGTTCGGCGCCCACGTCACTGGGGTGGCCAGCACCAGCCAGCTGGAGCTGGTCGGCTCGATTGGGGCTGACGAGGTCATCGACTACACCCGCACCGACGTCACTGACGGGGCCCGGCAGTGGGACGTGATCGTGGACACCGGGGGTCGCCGGAGCCTGGCCCAGCTGCGGCGTGCCCTCACCCCCACGGGGACGTTGGCTATTGTTGGCGGTGAGGGGGGCGGACGGTGGCTGGGCGGGTTCCTGCGCAACCTGCGGGCGCCGGTGCTGTCACGGTTCATCGGTCAGCGGCTGCGGATGCTGGCCTCTAAGCCGAACCAGGACGACCTGCAGGTCCTGCGGGAGCTGATCGAGGCCGGCAAGCTCAGGCCACTCGTCGGCCGGACCTATCCGTTGGGCGAGGTCCCCGAGGCCATGCGGGCGCTGGAAGCCGGCAAGACTCGCGGCAAGATCGTCATCACCGTGTAAGCCGACCAGCGCACAGATCAAAGGAGCGCGAACCACCTCCACCGCAGCGGCACGGCGCTGGCAGGTCAGCGCCGAACCGGTCGGCCGGCGAGCTTGGCCATAAGATCAGTGATCGTCGCCTGGTCTCGAGTTGACGGCACGTGCCAAAGGTGCGGGGCCGGCCTGTGCCTGGAATGGGGGTCCATCGTGGCGACCGAACCCACCCCCAAGGACACGG
Coding sequences within:
- a CDS encoding NAD(P)-dependent alcohol dehydrogenase codes for the protein MKAIVQDRYGGPEVLEFRDIDQPVPNDNEVLVKVQAAGVHRGDWHIMTGLPYMIRLVVPTLGPRKPKVPVLGMDIAGTVEAVGKDVTRFQPGEAVFGWTDGSFAQYAVAPEDHLAAKPGVLSFEEAAVVPISGFAALQAVRDVGEVQAGQQVLVLGAAGAVGWFAVQVAKAFGAHVTGVASTSQLELVGSIGADEVIDYTRTDVTDGARQWDVIVDTGGRRSLAQLRRALTPTGTLAIVGGEGGGRWLGGFLRNLRAPVLSRFIGQRLRMLASKPNQDDLQVLRELIEAGKLRPLVGRTYPLGEVPEAMRALEAGKTRGKIVITV